A region of Bacteroidetes bacterium GWF2_43_63 DNA encodes the following proteins:
- a CDS encoding 30S ribosomal protein S4, with protein sequence MARYIGPKSRIARKFQEPIYGHDKFLEKKKYPPGMHGQTKRRRKVSEYGVQLAEKQKAKYTYGILERQFKKLFLLASTKKGVTGEKLLQFIESRLDNTVYRLGIGKTRDGARQLVSHKHIEVNGKVVNVPSYLLKVGDVVSVREKSKNLEIISDSLSGHNNSYSWLEWDGEKMSGKFLNYPEREAIPENINEQLIVELYNK encoded by the coding sequence ATGGCAAGATATATCGGACCGAAGTCAAGAATTGCCCGTAAGTTCCAGGAACCTATTTACGGTCATGACAAATTTTTAGAAAAGAAAAAATATCCGCCGGGAATGCACGGACAGACCAAACGCAGAAGAAAAGTTTCTGAATATGGTGTTCAGCTTGCGGAAAAACAAAAAGCCAAGTATACCTATGGTATTTTGGAGCGCCAATTCAAAAAATTGTTCCTCCTTGCTTCAACCAAAAAAGGTGTTACTGGTGAAAAACTGCTTCAGTTTATCGAATCACGTCTCGACAACACTGTTTATCGTTTAGGTATTGGTAAAACCCGCGATGGCGCCCGCCAGCTCGTAAGCCACAAGCATATCGAAGTAAACGGTAAAGTTGTAAATGTGCCTTCATATTTACTGAAAGTGGGTGATGTGGTTTCGGTGCGCGAGAAATCGAAAAACCTTGAAATCATTTCCGATTCGCTGAGTGGACATAATAATAGTTACAGCTGGCTCGAATGGGACGGAGAAAAAATGTCTGGCAAATTCCTGAATTACCCGGAACGTGAAGCCATTCCTGAAAACATCAATGAGCAGCTGATCGTTGAATTGTACAACAAATAA
- a CDS encoding 30S ribosomal protein S13: MARIAGIDLPKNKRGEIGLTYIYGIGRSTSRVILTKAKVDFDKKVQDWDDSDLSAIRQVISDEIKTEGALRSEVQMNIKRLMDIGCYRGIRHRLGLPLRGQSTKNNARTRKGKKKTVANKKKAPKG, translated from the coding sequence ATGGCACGTATTGCAGGAATTGATTTACCAAAAAACAAGCGGGGCGAAATAGGTCTGACCTATATTTACGGAATTGGCCGTTCGACTTCCCGAGTAATTTTAACGAAAGCCAAAGTTGACTTCGATAAGAAGGTTCAGGACTGGGATGACAGCGATCTTTCAGCGATCCGTCAGGTCATCAGCGATGAAATTAAAACTGAAGGCGCGCTGCGCAGCGAAGTGCAGATGAACATTAAGCGATTGATGGACATTGGTTGCTATCGTGGCATTCGTCATCGTCTCGGACTTCCGTTGCGTGGACAGAGCACTAAGAACAATGCCCGTACTCGTAAAGGAAAGAAAAAGACAGTTGCCAACAAGAAGAAGGCACCTAAGGGTTGA
- a CDS encoding phosphopyruvate hydratase, which yields MATIANVYARQILDSRGNPTVEVELVTSGGNFARASVPSGASTGVHEAHELRDGDKKMYGGKSVLKAVNNVNKVIAPEILGIDVTDQNQIDRLMIQLDGTDNKSSLGANAILGVSLAVAHAAAAETNQLLYRYLGGVNANTLPIPMMNIINGGSHADNSIDFQEFMIMPINAETFNQAIRMGTEVFHSLKDVLKKRGLSTNVGDEGGFAPNLKSNEEALQVIIEAIEKAKYKPGVDIAIALDVAASEFYNATDKKYHFKKSTGDKLSSKEMASFLADWTKKYPIYSIEDGMAEDDWDGWKIITDKIGETVQLVGDDLFVTNVNRLADGIEKGVANSILIKLNQIGTVSETIQAINMAHRYGYSSIISHRSGETEDTTIADLAVAMNTGLIKTGSACRSERIAKYNQLMRIEDMLGGQSYYLGTDFAFYPY from the coding sequence ATGGCAACAATAGCAAATGTTTACGCACGTCAGATTCTTGACTCTCGCGGAAATCCTACAGTTGAGGTCGAACTCGTTACCTCTGGTGGTAATTTTGCCCGGGCATCAGTTCCTTCTGGCGCATCAACCGGTGTTCACGAAGCTCACGAGCTGCGCGACGGGGACAAAAAAATGTATGGTGGCAAAAGTGTTCTGAAAGCCGTCAATAATGTAAATAAGGTAATCGCTCCTGAAATCCTGGGCATTGATGTTACAGATCAGAACCAGATCGACCGGCTGATGATTCAGCTTGACGGAACAGACAATAAATCAAGCCTTGGCGCAAATGCAATCCTTGGTGTGTCACTCGCTGTGGCTCATGCCGCTGCTGCTGAAACAAACCAGCTGCTGTATCGCTATCTCGGCGGTGTCAACGCCAATACGCTTCCGATTCCAATGATGAACATCATCAATGGCGGATCGCATGCCGATAACAGCATCGACTTTCAGGAATTCATGATCATGCCAATCAATGCCGAAACGTTCAATCAGGCCATCCGCATGGGTACCGAAGTATTCCATTCATTGAAAGACGTTCTGAAAAAACGCGGCCTCTCAACCAATGTCGGCGATGAAGGCGGTTTTGCACCCAACCTGAAATCGAACGAAGAAGCGCTGCAGGTCATTATCGAAGCCATTGAAAAAGCCAAATACAAACCAGGTGTCGATATTGCAATCGCGCTTGATGTGGCTGCCAGCGAATTTTACAATGCTACCGATAAAAAATACCATTTCAAAAAATCGACGGGCGACAAACTCAGCTCGAAAGAAATGGCGTCGTTCCTCGCTGATTGGACCAAAAAATATCCGATCTATTCCATCGAAGACGGCATGGCTGAAGATGATTGGGATGGCTGGAAAATTATAACTGACAAAATTGGCGAAACTGTTCAGTTGGTTGGAGATGATTTGTTTGTAACCAACGTAAATCGTCTGGCGGATGGTATTGAGAAAGGCGTTGCCAATTCAATTCTGATCAAACTGAATCAGATTGGAACCGTTTCGGAAACCATTCAGGCCATCAACATGGCGCATCGCTATGGCTATTCTTCAATCATTAGCCACCGCAGTGGTGAAACCGAAGACACAACGATTGCCGATCTGGCCGTGGCTATGAATACCGGATTGATCAAAACTGGCAGTGCATGCCGCAGTGAACGTATTGCAAAATACAACCAGCTCATGCGCATCGAAGATATGCTGGGCGGTCAGTCGTATTACCTCGGAACCGATTTCGCTTTTTATCCTTACTGA
- a CDS encoding 30S ribosomal protein S11: MAKQTKTVRKRKVKVEPFGNAYVKASFNNIIISLTNEDGQVISWSSAGKMGFRGSKKNTPYAAQVSAEDCAKVAFDAGLRKVKVYVCGPGSGRESAVRSIHGAGIEVTEIVDVTPIPHNGCRPPKRRRV; the protein is encoded by the coding sequence ATGGCAAAACAAACTAAAACGGTCAGAAAGCGTAAGGTTAAGGTTGAACCTTTCGGAAATGCATATGTGAAGGCCTCCTTCAACAATATCATTATTTCGTTGACCAACGAAGACGGACAGGTTATTTCCTGGTCGTCAGCAGGGAAAATGGGTTTCAGGGGTAGCAAGAAAAACACTCCCTATGCAGCGCAGGTTTCAGCTGAAGATTGCGCAAAAGTCGCTTTCGATGCTGGTTTGCGTAAGGTGAAGGTGTATGTGTGCGGCCCTGGATCAGGACGCGAAAGTGCCGTCCGTAGCATTCATGGTGCCGGGATTGAAGTAACTGAAATTGTCGATGTTACTCCTATTCCTCACAATGGCTGCCGTCCTCCGAAACGCAGAAGGGTTTAA
- a CDS encoding DNA-directed RNA polymerase subunit alpha, with translation MAILNFQKPDKVIQLESDERKGVFEFRPLEPGYGITIGNALRRILLSSLEGFSITGVKFDNVLHEFSTIPGVVEDMVDIILNLKQVRLKRQIEELNSEHVNAVFQGQEVVTAGDLNKFLSGFQVLNPDLVICHLDPTVKLSFELNIEKGRGYVAAEDLKPATENIGYIAMDATFTPITNVNYDIENFRVEQKTDYEKLVLTIQTDGSILPKDALKDASSILIQHFVLFSDDKIDIEPTEKAVVDDFDEDYLHMRHLLKTKLSDMDLSVRALNCLKAADVETLGELVSYNKNDLLKFRNFGKKSLAELEELVKSKNLHFGMNVSKYKLDKD, from the coding sequence ATGGCCATACTTAATTTCCAAAAACCGGATAAAGTCATTCAGCTCGAATCCGACGAACGTAAGGGAGTGTTTGAATTCAGACCTCTTGAACCGGGCTACGGCATAACCATTGGTAATGCCCTTCGTCGTATTTTGCTCTCTTCGCTCGAAGGCTTTAGCATCACCGGTGTGAAATTTGACAATGTCCTGCATGAATTCTCCACCATACCTGGTGTTGTAGAAGACATGGTCGACATCATTCTTAATCTCAAGCAGGTCCGCCTGAAACGCCAGATTGAAGAACTCAATTCTGAGCATGTAAATGCTGTTTTTCAAGGCCAGGAAGTTGTCACTGCCGGTGACCTTAATAAATTCCTTTCGGGATTTCAGGTTCTCAATCCGGATCTCGTGATCTGCCACCTCGACCCGACCGTAAAGCTGAGCTTTGAGCTGAATATAGAGAAAGGCCGTGGTTATGTTGCTGCCGAAGATCTTAAACCGGCTACCGAAAACATTGGCTATATTGCAATGGATGCTACTTTCACGCCTATCACCAATGTGAATTACGACATAGAGAATTTCCGCGTTGAACAGAAAACTGACTACGAAAAACTTGTTCTGACAATTCAGACCGACGGATCTATTCTCCCTAAAGATGCACTGAAAGACGCTTCTTCAATTCTTATTCAGCATTTCGTGCTTTTCTCTGACGATAAAATTGATATCGAACCTACAGAGAAAGCCGTTGTTGATGATTTTGATGAAGATTATCTCCACATGCGTCATCTGCTCAAAACCAAATTGTCGGATATGGATCTCAGTGTCCGCGCTCTCAACTGCCTCAAGGCTGCTGACGTAGAAACACTGGGTGAACTTGTTTCCTACAATAAAAATGACCTTCTGAAATTCAGGAATTTTGGTAAGAAATCACTGGCTGAACTTGAAGAACTGGTGAAATCGAAAAACCTGCACTTCGGAATGAATGTTTCAAAATATAAACTGGATAAGGATTAA
- a CDS encoding 50S ribosomal protein L17 yields MRHKHGFNKLGRKTAHREAMLTNMACSLILHKRITTTVQKAKALRSFVEPVITLSKDDSMHHRRMAFKYLQDKEAVKELFHDVANKVADRPGGYTRILKTDMRAGDNAEMCMMELVDYNEAMLGTKEAKKTTTGRTRRSKVKKTDEAPVVEAKQPKAEEVKAEEVAEEKPAEEQAPESDSAEK; encoded by the coding sequence ATGAGACACAAACACGGATTTAATAAGCTTGGAAGAAAAACGGCTCACCGCGAAGCTATGTTGACAAACATGGCTTGTTCGCTGATCCTGCATAAACGCATTACTACTACTGTGCAGAAAGCTAAAGCGCTGCGCAGTTTCGTAGAACCTGTTATCACCCTCTCGAAGGATGATTCTATGCACCATCGTCGTATGGCTTTCAAATATCTGCAGGACAAAGAAGCTGTAAAAGAACTCTTCCACGATGTGGCAAATAAAGTTGCTGATCGTCCGGGTGGATACACACGTATTCTGAAAACTGACATGCGCGCCGGCGACAACGCTGAAATGTGCATGATGGAACTGGTGGATTACAACGAAGCCATGCTCGGTACGAAAGAAGCTAAGAAAACTACTACAGGTCGCACCCGTCGTTCGAAAGTGAAAAAGACGGACGAAGCTCCGGTGGTTGAAGCCAAACAGCCTAAAGCTGAAGAGGTGAAAGCCGAGGAAGTTGCTGAAGAAAAACCTGCAGAAGAACAGGCTCCGGAAAGCGACAGCGCTGAGAAATAA
- a CDS encoding translation initiation factor IF-1 yields MAKQGAIEQDGTVVESLGNAMFRVELENGHVILAHISGKMRMHYIKILPGDRVRLEISPYDLTKGRITFRYK; encoded by the coding sequence ATGGCAAAACAGGGTGCAATAGAACAAGATGGAACAGTTGTCGAGAGTTTGGGCAATGCAATGTTCCGCGTTGAACTGGAAAATGGGCATGTTATTCTGGCCCACATTTCCGGCAAGATGCGCATGCATTATATCAAAATTCTTCCAGGCGACAGAGTTCGTCTTGAAATTTCACCGTATGATTTGACCAAGGGAAGAATAACCTTCAGATACAAATAA
- a CDS encoding type I methionyl aminopeptidase: protein MLQKREEEIELLKKSSLLVGKTLGEVSRLLKPGVETRMVDRIAEEFIRDNGGIPAFKGYNGFPATLCISINDQVVHGIPGNRVIKEGDIVSVDCGAVLNGYVGDYAYTFLIGETNQKTKDLLRITQESLMKGIAEAVPGKCVGDIGHAVQLHVERNGFHVVRDLVGHGIGQKLHEKPEVPNYGKRGHGMPLVENMVLCIEPMINQGTWRVYQEADGWTIRTRDGSNSAHFEHMVVVRKTPEVISTYEYIENRV from the coding sequence AGAAGCGTGAAGAGGAAATAGAATTACTGAAAAAGAGTTCTTTGCTTGTTGGAAAAACTTTGGGAGAAGTATCCCGCCTGCTGAAACCAGGAGTGGAAACACGAATGGTTGACAGGATTGCTGAGGAATTCATCCGTGACAACGGCGGAATTCCAGCGTTCAAGGGCTACAACGGATTTCCCGCTACTTTGTGTATCTCGATTAATGATCAGGTGGTACATGGGATTCCGGGTAATCGTGTGATAAAGGAAGGTGATATTGTTTCGGTTGACTGCGGTGCAGTACTGAACGGTTATGTTGGCGATTATGCGTACACCTTTTTAATTGGCGAAACCAATCAGAAAACCAAAGACCTTTTGCGCATTACGCAGGAGTCTTTGATGAAAGGAATAGCTGAAGCGGTACCCGGGAAGTGTGTTGGTGACATTGGTCATGCGGTACAGCTTCATGTTGAGCGAAATGGATTTCATGTAGTCCGCGATCTGGTTGGGCATGGAATAGGGCAGAAGCTACATGAAAAACCGGAAGTGCCGAATTACGGCAAACGAGGTCACGGAATGCCCCTTGTAGAAAATATGGTTCTTTGCATAGAACCGATGATCAATCAGGGAACATGGCGGGTGTATCAGGAAGCAGACGGATGGACCATCCGGACGCGCGACGGGAGCAACAGTGCACATTTCGAGCACATGGTTGTGGTGAGGAAAACTCCAGAAGTGATTTCAACTTACGAGTATATTGAAAACAGAGTGTAA